The Usitatibacter rugosus genome segment CGCGTTCCCCGAGCTCGCGCACGGCGGCGGCGTGGGTGCCAAGTTCAACCTGCGCACCGTGCCGATCGAAGAGCCGGGCATGACGCCGATGCAGATCTGGTCGAACGAGGCGCAGGAACGCTACGTCCTCGCGATCGACCAGTCCCGCCTCGCCGACTTCAAGCGCATGTGCGAGCGCGAGCGCTGCCCTTTCGAGGTGGTCGGGCAAGCGACGCAGGAGCACCAGCTCATCGTCGACGATCCGTTGCAGTCCTCGCGGCCGGTGGATATGCAGCTCGAGGTGCTTCTCGGCAAGCCGCCGCGCATGCATCGGGATGTGGCGAGCATTGAACGCAAGGGCACGGCGGTCTCGATCGGCAAGATCGATCTCAAGGACGCGGCGTACCGCGTGCTTCGCCTTCCGACCGTCGCGGACAAGACGTTCCTCATCAGCATCGGCGACCGCACCGTCGGTGGCTTCAGCGTGCGCGACCAGATGGTCGGCCCGTGGCAGGTCCCGGTGGCGGATTGCGCCGTCACCGCGATGGGCTACACGACGTTCCGCGGCGAAGCCATGGCGATCGGCGAGCGCACGCCCGTGGCACTCATCGACGGTCCCGCCTCCGGGCGCATGGCCGTGGGCGAGGCCATCACCAACATCGCCGCCGCGCCGATCCACGAGCTGGGCGACGTGAAGCTCTCCGCCAACTGGATGTGCGCCGCTGGCCACCCGGGTGAAGACGCCGCGCTCTTCGAGACGGTGCGCGCCGTGGGCATGGAGCTTTGCCCGCAGCTCGGCATCGCGATCCCGGTCGGCAAGGACTCGATGTCCATGAAGACCGCGTGGCGCGATTCGGCGAGCGGCGAGGACAAATCCGTCACCGCGCCGCTCTCGCTCGTGATCTCCGCCTTCGCACCGGTCACCGACGTGCGCGGCTCGCTCACGCCGCAGCTTCGCTACGACCTCGGCGAGACGGAGCTGATCCTCATCGATCTCGGCGGCGGCCGGAATCGCCTCGGTGCCTCCGCTCTCGCGCAGGTGTTCGGCGAGATCGGCCATGAAGCGCCCGACCTCGACCATCCGGCCAAGTTGAAGGGCTTCTTCGACGCGATCCAGAAGCTCAACGCCGCCGATCGCATCCTCGCCTACCACGACCGCTCCGATGGCGGCCTCTTCGCCACGGTGTGCGAGATGGCCTTCACCTCGCGCGGCGGCGTCACGATGTATCTCGATGCGCTCGCGATGGATCAAGCCGGCCTCGACGTCGACGGCCACGAGCGCCAGTCCGATGTGCTCGCGGGCAACCTGCAGGAGCGCCTGCTGGGCATCCTCTTCAGCGAGGAGCTCGGTGCGGTGATCCAGGTTCGCAAGGACGACCGCGCGACGGTGATGCACGCGCTCCGCGAAGCGGGCCTCTCTCGCGACACGCACGTGATCGGCCATCCCAATCGCGATTCGAAGGTCCGCGTCGTCGTGAACGGCAAGGCTCTGCTCGACGAGTCGCGCATCGACCTCCATCGCGCCTGGTCGGAGGTCACGCACCACATCCAGCGCCTGCGAGACAACCCGGTGTGCGCGGACCAGGAATACGACCGCCTGTTGGACGGCAGCGATCCGGGCCTGCACGCCAAGCTCACGTTCGAGCCCGCGGAAGACATCGCGGCTCCGTTCATCAAGACCGGCGCGCGGCCCAAGGTCGCGGTCTTGCGCGAGCAGGGCGTGAACGGCCAGATGGAGATGGCCGCCGCCTTCGACCGCGCCGGCTTCGCGCCCTTCGACGTGCACATGAGCGACATCATCGCCGGGCGCGTGAAGCTCTCCGACTTCAAGGGCTTCGCGGCGTGCGGCGGCTTCAGCTATGGCGACGTGCTCGGCGCCGGCGAGGGCTGGGCGAAATCGATCCTCTTCAATTCACGGGCCCGCGACGAGTTCGAGGCGTTCTTCAAGCGCGGCGACTCCTTCGCCATCGGCGCCTGCAACGGCTGCCAGATGATGTCCAACCTGAAGGAGATCATCCCGGGCGCGCAGAACTGGCCGCACTTCGAGCGCAACGTCTCCGAGCAATACGAGGCGCGCCTCGCGATGGTCGAGGTGCAGAAGTCGCCGTCGGTGTTCTTCGCCGGGATGGAAGGCAGCCGCCTGCCGATCGTGATCGCGCACGGCGAAGGCCAAGCCGTGTTCGCGGACAAGGCGCAGATGGATGCGGCGCAGTACCTGGTGAGCCTGCGATTCGTCGACAACCGCGGCAAGGTCACCGAGACCTACCCGTACAACGCGAACGGCTCGCCGCAGGGCATCACCGGCATCACCACGCCGGACGGCCGCTTCACGATCTTCATGCCGCATCCGGAGCGCGTGTTCCGCTCGGTGCTGTTTTCGTGGAAGCCCGAAGGTTGGCCCGAGGAATCCCCGTGGATGCGGATGTTCCGCAACGCGCGGAAGTGGATCGGCTAGCGCGCCGCTAGGCGGCTTCCGCCACCGCGGCGGTGCCGGCCATCGTCCTGAAGAGCGCGGCCACGTCCACCACCATCAGCATCGCGCCGTCGTGCGTGGCGAGGCCCGTGAGGTAGTCCGCGTCGAACCCGTTCATCTCGGGTACCGGCCGTATGTCTTTCGCGCCGATGCGCATCACGTCGGAGACGCCGTCCACCACCATGCCGACCATGCGTTGTCCGAGGTCCAGGATGATCACGACCGTCGAGTCGTCCAGCTTTGGATTGGCGAACCCGGCATGGATGCGCATGTCGACGATGGGCACGATGGTGCCGCGCAAGTCGATCACGCCGCGGATGTGGGCCGGAGCCCCGGCGATGCGCGTGGGCGGCTCGTAGCCGCGGATTTCGCGCACCTTGAGGATGTCCACGGCGAAGCCTTCCTCGCCGAGCGAATAGGCGAGGTACTCGTGCAGGGAAGCCTGCTCGATCGTGTTGGCAGTCATGGCGCCATTGTCGGTTGCGGCAGCCGGCGGCCCTTGTGACCTTTCACATAGGGTGGGCTCGCGGACTATTGCATCTGCAAGAGTCCCGCGGCGACGGGGCTACTTCCGGACGTATTTACCGTCGAATGAAACTTTCCACGTCTTGCCGCCGTCCTCGGACGTGCGCCAGAGCTGGCGAACGGAGCCATCGGCATTCTTCGACCAGGCGATCTCGTTCACCTTCTTCGGGTCCTTCTTGCCGGGCAACGTCGCGTCCGAGAGCGTCATCACGCCGTCCTTGAACGCGCCCTCGATCATGAGGATGCCGCCCGAGGAATCGACCCAGGTCTGGTGCCACACGCCGCGCTCGGCGTCGTAGCGGTTGAAGCTCTGGCCCTCGTAGCCGCCGCGGCCCTTCCACGATTCGTGCAGCACGCAGCCGTAGACGGCGGTGATGTCGTTGGTGCCCGCCTGCTTGCCGTCGGGCTGGAACACGTTCCAGGAGCCGAGCCAGAAGTCGAACTGCTTCGCCTCAGGGGCGGTGCAGGGTTTCGGAGCGGGCGCGGGCGAGGGCGCAGGCGTTTGAGCGGCGGCGGTCGCGGCACCGAGGAGGGCGAACAGCAAGGCGATCGTTTTCTTCATGGGGGGTCACCGTGGGGAGTCGTCGAGGAAGAGTGCGGCATTCACGCGCGGCCGGTAGGTTCGCGACATCACGAGCTCCGTGCCGTCCTGCAGCGTCACGAGATGGTCGCCCGCGTGGATGGGCTCGATCGACTTCACGCGGTCGAGGTTCACGAACGTGGACTTGTGGATGCGCACGATGT includes the following:
- the purL gene encoding phosphoribosylformylglycinamidine synthase, producing MNPHDAPLRPVVTLPGAVALSPFRVEKLLASLDPRLGAAVELDTRFIHFVSCNAALDAAEMRVLQRLLVYGTAAKAEPKGELRLVLPRFGTVSPWSSKATDIARNCALSKIERIERGVAYYFRAKDGKPLRDKAFEGLIPAIHDRMTETVVEHLEDAQRLFEQHAPQPMATVDIVGGGYAALERANAEMGLALAPDEIDYLVDNFTAMGRNPTDVELMMFAQANSEHCRHKIFNASWTVDGEAKDKSLFQMIRNTHQESPRGTVIAYSDNSAVMEGAEIDRYYPDASGAWKYNTDTTHILMKVETHNHPTAIAPHPGAGTGAGGEIRDEGATGIGGKPKAGLVGFSVSNLRIPGAVQPWEVDYGKPGRIASALQIMIDGPIGGASYNNEFGRPALAGYFRTYEQRVGNEVRGYHKPIMLAGGYGNISAKHTAKHALNGNTLFIQLGGPGFLIGLGGGAASSMASGQNTEALDFDSVQRANAELERRCQEVIDACWQMGDANPILAVHDVGAGGLSNAFPELAHGGGVGAKFNLRTVPIEEPGMTPMQIWSNEAQERYVLAIDQSRLADFKRMCERERCPFEVVGQATQEHQLIVDDPLQSSRPVDMQLEVLLGKPPRMHRDVASIERKGTAVSIGKIDLKDAAYRVLRLPTVADKTFLISIGDRTVGGFSVRDQMVGPWQVPVADCAVTAMGYTTFRGEAMAIGERTPVALIDGPASGRMAVGEAITNIAAAPIHELGDVKLSANWMCAAGHPGEDAALFETVRAVGMELCPQLGIAIPVGKDSMSMKTAWRDSASGEDKSVTAPLSLVISAFAPVTDVRGSLTPQLRYDLGETELILIDLGGGRNRLGASALAQVFGEIGHEAPDLDHPAKLKGFFDAIQKLNAADRILAYHDRSDGGLFATVCEMAFTSRGGVTMYLDALAMDQAGLDVDGHERQSDVLAGNLQERLLGILFSEELGAVIQVRKDDRATVMHALREAGLSRDTHVIGHPNRDSKVRVVVNGKALLDESRIDLHRAWSEVTHHIQRLRDNPVCADQEYDRLLDGSDPGLHAKLTFEPAEDIAAPFIKTGARPKVAVLREQGVNGQMEMAAAFDRAGFAPFDVHMSDIIAGRVKLSDFKGFAACGGFSYGDVLGAGEGWAKSILFNSRARDEFEAFFKRGDSFAIGACNGCQMMSNLKEIIPGAQNWPHFERNVSEQYEARLAMVEVQKSPSVFFAGMEGSRLPIVIAHGEGQAVFADKAQMDAAQYLVSLRFVDNRGKVTETYPYNANGSPQGITGITTPDGRFTIFMPHPERVFRSVLFSWKPEGWPEESPWMRMFRNARKWIG
- a CDS encoding chemotaxis protein CheW, with amino-acid sequence MTANTIEQASLHEYLAYSLGEEGFAVDILKVREIRGYEPPTRIAGAPAHIRGVIDLRGTIVPIVDMRIHAGFANPKLDDSTVVIILDLGQRMVGMVVDGVSDVMRIGAKDIRPVPEMNGFDADYLTGLATHDGAMLMVVDVAALFRTMAGTAAVAEAA